Proteins found in one Triticum aestivum cultivar Chinese Spring chromosome 4D, IWGSC CS RefSeq v2.1, whole genome shotgun sequence genomic segment:
- the LOC123098340 gene encoding QWRF motif-containing protein 2 gives MVAAAAAPDPARTSRPPLTPALDKPNSGAAAPRRPARSGSKPVSSRYLASAASPASSTSSTSSSSSSSASSRRSLSAQRGRSSTPPPQHATSPTPVAAAATAATVTATTMRSLSVSFQGESFFYQTSRAPRAASPSSPAGRRGPTPERRKSVSSVPEAENARPQHRWPAAKPKASDPLARSLDCNLDRKDSILAAVQLLRRSMAFDSTTSFSPSDHAAAAGPDLSASDTDSVSSGSNSGAGDPPRRGISVPARFWQETNSRLRRLPDAGLPQQSSGRRSFSDSQMSPRLPGRSPSPSRGSKGTASPSRGRAGEASPNGHMVQTAANAPSIISFAAEVRRAKKGENRIEEAHRLRMLDNQHLQWRCINARTDATLLVQSFTAEKTLHSAWKEISKLRDNVSSKRCKLQLQKQKLKLFAILRGEMSYLEEWSHVEKHHSSSLSAAIEALKASTLRLPVVGGAKADAQGVKEAVNSAVDVMHTMASSMCNLLSKVEGTSSVVYELAKLATQEQMLLDQSRDLLSTVAAIHVKQCSLKTHLLQRKQRQSQTQW, from the exons ATGgtggctgccgccgccgcgccagatCCGGCCCGCACGTCGCGCCCGCCGCTCACGCCGGCGCTCGACAAGCCCAACTCCGGCGCAgcggcgccccgccgccccgcgcgctCCGGCAGCAAGCCCGTCTCCTCGCGCTACCTCGCCTCCGccgcgtcgccggcctcctccacctcgtcgacttcgtcctcgtcgtcctcgtccgcCTCGTCGCGCCGCTCCCTGTCGGCGCAGCGCGGCCGCTCCTCGACTCCACCGCCGCAGCACGCCACGTCGCCCACGCCCGTGGCCGCGGCGGCAACGGCCGCGACCGTGACGGCGACCACGATGCGGAGCCTCTCGGTGTCCTTCCAGGGGGAGTCCTTCTTCTACCAGACGTCGCGCGCGCCGCGGGCCGCGTCGCCGTCCTCCCCTGCCGGCCGGCGGGGCCCCACGCCGGAGCGGCGGAAGAGCGTGTCCTCTGTGCCGGAGGCCGAGAACGCGCGGCCCCAGCACCGATGGCCCGCGGCCAAGCCCAAGGCGTCGGACCCGCTCGCTCGCAGCCTCGACTGTAACCTCGACCGCAAGGACTCCATCCTGGCTGCCGTTCAACTACTACGCCGATCCATGGCCTTCGACTCCACCACCTCCTTCTCACCCTCTGACCATGCCGCGGCCGCTGGTCCTGACCTCTCCGCCTCCGACACCGACAGTGTCTCCTCCGGTAGCAACTCGGGAGCCGGTGATCCGCCACGCCGCGGCATCAGCGTGCCAGCGAGGTTCTGGCAGGAAACTAACAGCCGCCTACGAAGGCTTCCGGACGCAGGGCTGCCGCAACAGTCGTCTGGACGGAGATCGTTCTCAGACAGTCAAATGTCACCGAGGCTGCCTGGCCGGTCCCCGTCTCCAAGCCGAGGAAGCAAGGGGACGGCGAGCCCATCTAGGGGGCGAGCTGGGGAGGCATCACCAAATGGGCACATGGTTCAGACGGCAGCAAATGCGCCTTCTATCATTAGCTTTGCTGCAGAGGTGAGGAGGGCAAAGAAGGGGGAGAACAGAATTGAGGAGGCACACAGATTGCGAATGCTGGACAACCAGCATTTGCAGTGGCGGTGCATCAATGCTCGGACAGATGCAACCCTTCTGGTGCAGAGCTTCACTGCCGAG AAAACCCTACACAGTGCATGGAAGGAAATATCAAAGTTGCGTGACAATGTCAGTTCGAAAAGGTGCAAACTCCAGCTTCAAAAACAAAAACTGAAGCTGTTTGCTATTCTTAGGGGAGAG ATGTCTTATCTAGAGGAGTGGTCTCATGTCGAGAAACACCATTCAAGTTCTTTGTCAGCAGCAATTGAAGCACTAAAGGCCAGTACTCTCCGTCTTCCAGTTGTTGGTGGTGCAAAG GCTGATGCCCAAGGTGTGAAGGAGGCTGTTAACTCAGCGGTTGATGTAATGCATACAATGGCATCTTCGATGTGTAATTTGTTGTCAAAG GTGGAGGGGACAAGCTCTGTGGTGTATGAGCTTGCGAAGCTTGCAACACAAGAGCAAATGCTGTTGGACCAATCAAGGGATCTGTTGTCCACGGTGGCAGCGATACAT GTCAAGCAGTGCAGCTTGAAAACTCACTTGCTGCAGCGAAAGCAAAGGCAGAGCCAAACACAGTGGTAG